The nucleotide window GCTGACACGAGATGCGGTCCGATGGGCTGTTCAAGTTCGTAGGTGACTTCCTCGAACCGGCGGAGCGTCGCCGGACCGCCTGCGTTCCGCAGCCACACCATACCGAATCCGATGTGTTCGACGGAACGGGAGGCGAAGTCGGCGAGGTAGTCCCTGAACCGTTCGGCGAACCGGGCGGGGTTCCGGTTCTCCGCAGCATCGCGCAGCCAGGTCTCGGCGTAATGGGTGGGCGTGAGCTGCTCCCGCTGGACGATCCAGGCGTCCGTGGTTTCCGGCAGCCAGCCCGCAATCCGGCTCTGCCAGGTGGAACCGTTCGGGATCTCCCAGTTTCCCAGGAGCTGCGCTGATCCGCCCGGAGCGAGAACGGATGGAATGTCCTGCAGCAGTGAGGAGACGATGTCGTCGCCGGCAAGGCCGCCGTCCCGGTAGGTGAACTGCTCGTCCGTTGTTTCGCTGGAGCGCCGGGGCGTGATGACGAATGGCGGGTTGGATACCACCTGATCGTACGTCCCGCCGCTCACCGGCTCCAGCAGACTACCCAGCCGAAGTGAGACCCGGGCCTCGAGGTTGGCCGGATCGATCCCCAGTGCCGGGGCGTTGAGCAGCAGGTTGAACCGCGTGACCGCGAGCGCACGTTCCGAGACGTCGGTCGCTGTGACGTGCTGCGCATGCGCGAGGAGGTGGAAGGTCTGGATTCCGCAGCCGGTGCCAAGGTCCAGAGCGCGGCCCACCGGTGTTCGCGCGGCGAACTGTGCGAGGGTCAGCGACGCCCTGCCGATCCCCAGCACATGGTCTGTCCGCAGGACACCCGGCCGCACATGGGATCCGAGGTCCGACGCAACCCAGATTTCGCCTCCGGTGTCGGATGAGTAGGGGCGGAGGTCCATCAGGGCGCGGAGACCGCCGTCGTACTCTTCCACCAGTCCCAACGCGTGCAGCCCGTCGGCGCCGACCGACGGAAGCGCGCCGTCCATCAAGGCGGTGGGCAGCGCCTCACCGAGCAGGAAAACCAGTACGACGGCGGCAAGCCGGCTTCCTGCGCTGTCCTGTTCTGCGCTGTCCTGTTCTGCGCTGTCCTGCCTTTCGGTGCGCTGTTCTTCGGTGCGCTGGGCGGCGCGCGCAGCCAGGAGAGCCGGCACCGTCTGGTCCCGCTCCAGCGCTGCGTAGGCATCAGTGCCCACGAGGGCAGCCACGCCGTCGACCGTGTAGCACGCCGCCGTCAGGTCCGCGGCGAGACGGTTGAGCAGATCCTGGTCATCGCTGCGCGGGGTGTGGGGTACTGCGGCGAAAGTGGACACGGAGCAAGCCTATTGGGCGGGAACCTTCCGTGCTGTTTACTGAGCGCATGGGAATTCAAACGCAGCGGGTCGTGCTCGCAGTCTCCGGCCTTCTTGTTGCCTTGATGACCAGCGCCTGCACACCTTCCGCCGTGGACCCCGCCGAGGTTGACCCGGCGTCGATGGACGTCGAATCCTGGTCGCAGTCAGTGTTGGGGATGGAACGCGGCATGTCTTTCGCCGGCAGGCATCAGGGGGCCGCGGCGAGCGGTGGGTCGTTCTACGACGTCGAACCGGGGTGGTATGAGGTCACCATGGCGTGTGCGGGCGGAGACGCCATGGCCTTGGAGCTACTTGCAGACGGAACGACTCTCAGCAACGGCACCACCAGCTGCGACAGCCCCGCGGTGACAGCACATATAGAGCTTCGTGCGGCAGCGGACGAGCTCACCCTGCGGGCCAGCAACTCCGGTGCGGAAATGCTGTGGACCGTGGGGCTGGTTCCCGGCGGAAAGCCGGGCGGCGCACCGTAGCGTTCCGCTCCAAGATGTCCTCGCGTACCATGGACCCATGCACGCGCATCAGCGATTTACCAGCCCCCGGCCGCCTGTCGGCCGTGAGGGCTCTACGCTGCGCGTCTAACTACAGCTAGGTCCACACGGTGTCCGCGGCCGGGGGTTTCCACCACCTCCCCGCCAGACACTTTCCGAAGGACCAGCCATGTACCTTTCCATTCCCCAACTCACCTCTGCCCTGTCCATCCGCGACCTCACCGATCCGGAACAGGGACCTCACGCGCTGCAGGACCTGCTCGACGGCGTCATCACCTCGTTGACGCAGGCCTGGGACATTCCCGCCGAAGTGCATCGGACAACTGGCCTCGTCGCCACGGCCGACAATTACGACCGGTTGGGCTACGCGCCGGACGACGTCACCAGGGACGCCCGGTACTCGCGCCACGCCAGCCCCACGGTGATGCTCCGAAGCCACACGTCGGCCGGGATCCCCGCCGTTCTTGATTCCCTCGCAGACATCGAGCAACCGTACGACCGGCTCCATGTCCTTCCCGGCTTGGTCTACCGCCGCGATGCGGTGGATCGCACGCACGTCGGCACACCGCACCAGGTTGACCTGTGGCGCCTGAAGGCGCGTGGGCTGCTGGCTGAGGCTGACCTGCGCAGTATGGCCTCCGCCGTGGTCGAGGCGGTCCTGCCCGGTGCTCGCTGGCGGGCCGTACCCGCTGACCATTCCTATACGTCGCACGGCATGCAGATCGACGTCGAGACACCCGCCGGGTGGCTGGAACTGGCTGAGTGCGGCCTGGTGCGCGCGCGGATCCTCCGCAATTCGGGGTTGGACCCGCGTCGCTGGACCGGCCTCGCGCTCGGGATGGGGCTGGACCGGGCGCTGATGCTGCGGAAGGGTGTGGACGACATCCGGCTGCTGCGATCGCCCGACCCCCGCATTTGCGCGCAGATGCGGGACCTGGAGCCGTGGCGTCCCGTCTCCCTCATGCCCGCCGTCCGGCGGGATCTTTCGATCCTTTGCCGTCCCGACGCAGATGAGGAAACGCTGGGTGATGCGGCTCGCGAAGCACTCGGCCCGGAGGCGGATGTCCTGCAGTCGCTGGTGATCCGCGCCCGCACGCCGGTGGAACAGCTGCCGACTGCCGCCGTCGTCCGTCTTGACGCCCAGCCGGGGCAGGTGAACCTGCTGGTACGCCTGACGCTGCAGGCACTCGACCGGACGCTGACCGATGCCGAAGCGAACGCGTTGCGGGACCGCGTGTACCTTGCGCTCCACGAGGGACAGGTGCTTGAGCTGGCGGCCGGGTGAGAGCCGGCGCCTGAGGGTGACCGACGGAGAACCCGGCGAAGCCCAACCGGGAAGTGCCGCTGAGCTCAGGCGGCGCCGACCGCGGTGGCTTCCGCCTCATCCGTCTCGCACCCCTGGGGGCAGCGAAGCGTGGCGGGGTCGGAGGCACACTGGGCGCAGTACAGCGTCAGGTTCCGGCAGGTCAGGTTCGAGCAGTTCTCAAACTTGTTGGTGGGCGCGGAGCAGCGGACGCACTTGCCGATCGTCTTGGCGTCCTTGCTGAACTCAACATGCATGCGCTTGTCGAAGACGTACAGTGAGCCTTCCCAGAGGCCTGCATCCCCATACGTTTCCCCATAGCGCACAATGCCGCCCTGCAGCTGGTACACCTCGTTGAATCCACGGTTGACCATGAGGCTGGAGAGCACCTCGCAGCGGATGCCGCCGGTGCAGTATGTGACTACCGGTTTGTCCTTGAGGTGGTCGTACTTCCCCGAATCGAGTTCGCGCACGAAGTCGTGGGTGGTGTCCACTTGCGGGACGATCGCGTTCCGGAATTTGCCGATCTGCGCTTCGAGGGCATTGCGGCCGTCGAAGAAGACGACGTCGTCGCCACGTTCGCTGACCAGCTGATGCACCTGTTCGGGCTTGAGATGGGTACCGCCGCCCACCACGCCGTTCTCATCCACCTTCAGCTCCCCCGGTGCGCCGAAGGACACGATCTCCTCGCGGACCTTGATACTGAGCCGCGGAAAGTCTTCTGCCCCGCCGTCGGACCATTTGATGTCCATCTTCTTGAAAGCGGGGTACTCCCGGGTTGCTTTCACGTATTGCTTGACCGCGTTCAGTTCCCCGCCGACGGTGCCGTTGATGCCGTCCTTCGAGATGAGGATGCGGCCGCGGAGCCCCCATTTTTCACACAGGGCGCGCTGCCAGAGCCGCACCGCTTCGGGATCGGGCAGCGGGGTGAACGCGTAATACAGGACAATCCGGTTCATTGACACGCATTCAAGGGTACCGGCGGGCGCCCGCGAGGTCTCAAATCGGCAACCTCTTCCCCGGGCTATGTCTTTACGGCCTGGTCCCCACTATCGTTCAGGCATGGGAGCCGCTCTTTCCGAACAACTTGTCCGCACGTGGGTTTCCGGCTGGGCAAAATGTCGCGGTTACACGCCGCAGGACAACGGGAGCAGCCTGTCCGTTCTACTCACGGACCAGCAGAACCACCTCGAAACCATCGTCTACGAGCCCACGATCAGCGAATTGCTCGAGCTCGCCGGGGAGACTCGTGAAGATCCCTTCCGTGTGCTGACCGTCGTCACCAACCGCTCGCAGGACCTCATTGATGCCGCGGCTCCCCTCGGCATGCGGGTCACTGACCGCCAGCAGGCTCTGATGTGTGCAGATATGGACGGCCAGGACGTCGAAGACCCCCGCCCTCCCGACGACGAGTTCAAACTCGAGCACATCCGCGAGGATGGCTGCAGGCGTGTTTCCGTGACCGTGGACGGTGAGGAGGCTGCCCGGGGTTCGGTGGCCAAACAGGATGAACACGCTGTCTATGACCGCATCATCACTTCTCAGCAATACCGGCGGCGGGGCCTTGGCAGCTTTGTCATGCGCGCGCTGACCGCCGACATTCTGGAAGACGATGTCGAAACCGGACTGCTGATGGCCTCAGAGGAGGGACGCCAGCTGTACCAGTACCTGGGCTGGACCCACCTGGCTGATGCTTTTGTGATCCGCCGCTGATTTGTGCCGGGGTGACAAAATGGCCGGGTGGCTGCCCATGATTCCCTGATTCCGCTGCTCGGCGGTGGAGATCCCGAGCAGCTTGTTCATGTGAGGGAGCTTCCCGCCCGCGATGCGGTGCACAGTCCATGGCCGGCGTGGGTCCATCCCGAGGTGGTGGAGGCCTATCAGGCCCGGGGAATCGTAGAGCCGTGGAAGCACCAAAGTGCTGCGGCGGATGCCGCTCACGCAGGGTCTCACGTGGTCATCGCCACGGGTACTGCCTCGGGCAAGTCGCTCAGCTACCAGCTGCCGGTCCTTGACGCCATCCACCGGTCGGCGCTTGAGGAGAAGGTGTCGCTTGAGCCGGCCGGCACCGTCGCACTGTATCTCTCGCCGACCAAAGCGCTGGCCGCTGACCAGCTGTCTGCCATCACTTCCCTTGGATTGGCCACGGTCCGCGCAGACACGTACGACGGCGACACCGACTCTGGCGCCCGCCGCTGGATCCGTGACCACGCCAACCTGGTTCTGGCGAACCCGGACATGCTTCACTACGGAATCCTGCCGAATCACGCGTGGTGGGCGCGGTTCTTCCGGCGTCTTACCTATGTGATCGTGGACGAAGCACACAGCTACCGCGGTGTCTTCGGATCCCACGTCGCCAACCTGTTGCGGAGGCTTCGACGCGTCTGTGCCTACTACGGTGCGGAACCCGTCTTCATCGGAGCGTCAGCGACATCCGCCGCTCCCGCGGAGTCCTTCGGGAAGCTGATCGGCGCTCCGGTTCAAGCCTTCACCGAGGACACGTCGCCGCACGGGGCGACGACGGTGGCTTTCTGGGAGCCGCAGTTGACCGATCTTCGGGGCGAGAACGGCGCCCGACAGCGCCGGACGGTCATTGCCGAGACCTCCGATCTACTGGCCAACCTGGTCTCGGCGCACGTTCGGACCATCGCCTTCATCAAGTCGCGCCGGGGAGCCGAGAGCATCGCGGCGAACACCAAGCGGCTGCTCAGCGAAGTGGATCCCACGCTGCCGGGGCGCGTCGCGGCCTATCGGTCGGGGTACCTGCCCGAGGAGCGCCGCCAGTTGGAGGGTGCGCTGCGGTCCGGCCGGTTGCTGGGTGTGGCGAGTACATCCGCACTGGAGCTGGGAATCGACATTTCGGGTCTGGATGCCGTCCTTGTGGCCGGCTGGCCGGGCACCCGTGCATCCCTGCTGCAGCAGATCGGCCGGGCCGGACGATCGGGTCAGGACGCACTCGCCGCCTTCGTGGCCAGTGACGATCCGCTGGACACCTATCTGGTGCACCACCCCGAGGCGGTGTTCGACGTGGGCGTTGAGGCAACGGTGTTTGATCCCGCCAACCCCTACGTTCTGGGGCCGCACCTCTGTGCGGCAGCGGCGGAGCTGCCGCTGACGATTGAGGACCTTCCCCTCTTCGGGGATACCGCACCGGCGCTAATGGACAAGCTGGTGGACCAGGGGCTGCTGCGCAACCGCCCGGCAGGGTGGTTCTGGACACACCCGCAGAGTGCCGCAGGCATGGTGAACCTGCGGGCGGACGGCGGCGGTCCGATCAATATTATCGAGAGTGAAACCGGCACCGTTCTTGGAACCATGGATTCACCGCAGAGCCACTATCAGGCTCACACGGGCGCGGTCTATGTGCATCAGGGCCAGAGCTACGTGGTGGAGGAACTGAACGAGCAGGAGCACTGCGCCATCGTCAGTCGGTCCAATCCCGACTACTACACGCAGGCTCGCGACGTCACGCAGATTGAGGTGATTTCCGAGCTGCGCAACGTGCCGTGGGGCCCCATCCGGGTGTGTTTCGGGGAGGTCAAGGTGACCACCCAGGTGATCTCCTTCCAGCGCAAGGCATTTGTCTCGAACGAGATCCTCGGGGAGGAACCGCTGGAGCTTGGTGCGCGGGATCTCTTCACGAAGAGCGTCTGGTTCGAGTGCGATAACCGCTTGCTTGAGAGCAGCGGGATCAGCGTGGCTGATCTGCCCGGCGCTCTTCATGCCGCTGAGCATGCCGCGATTGGGCTGCTGCCGCTGGTCGCGTCGAGCGACCGATGGGACATCGGCGGAGTGTCGACGGCGCTCCATGCGGATACCGGGCTCCCCACCATCTTCGTTTACGACGGCCACCCCGGCGGCGCGGGCTTCGCTGAGCGGGGTTTTGAGGCGGCGAAGACGTGGCTCAGTGCCACAGCGGAGGCGATCCGCTCGTGTGAGTGCAACACAGGCTGCCCCTCCTGCGTTCAGTCGCCCAAGTGTGGCAACCGCAACAACCCGCTGAGCAAGAACGGCGCGCTTACCCTGCTCACCATGCTGCTGGCGCAGGCTCCGGACGGGGAGCCTGCGCCAGGCAAAAACATGTCGGACGGGTAATCCTCCTTCCGCTAGGGGTCTGGTGACGGTGGACCGGCTCGGGCCTGTCCCGTTGCCGGGGGAAGCGCAGGAATGGAATCGACCTCGGTGGAAACCTGAACGATGTGTCCTGATTCTCCCTCGATCGAGCACCCTGTCAGCCGGGCGTCCTGAAGGGAAGCGACCTCGGAGGCTACCGCGCAGGGGCTTCCGTCGCGGAGCCCTCGTGCAGCGTCAGCCCCCGCGAGTGCGGAAAGGTCCGCGGCCGTTGCTGCCCTCAAGGCTGCCACGGACGCCTGCGCGAACAGGACAACAACTGAGAGCAGCAGCAGGGCGGCCAGGGCGACGCCGGTCATCAAAGCGGTGCCGGCTCCTGATTCCTTGTCCGGTTCGATGCCCTTCATTCCTGCTCCGGCAGGGCGACCGCGCGGGCTGAGAGGTTGACGTCGAGCAACTCCAGCACGGGCACATCCACCGTGGTCTCGACGGTGACGGCACTATAGGAGCCGTTGGACTGGATCGCGATAGTCGCCTGCTCGCCTGCAATCCGCCGAACTGTGCCCTCGACGACGGCCGACGACTCGCCCCGCATGATCTCGCGTGCCCCTGCCCTCGCCGCTTCCTCGATCCGCAGCTGAGACAAGCCGAGTGCAGCAGCAGCGAGAACTACGGCCAGGACCACCACTACTGCCGGGAGTGCTACTGCCACCTCCGCCGTCACAGCTCCTGCGTCCCTGCGCTGCGCTACCCGCGGTCCAGTCCGTTCCACCCCCGTCAGCCGAAGCTGAGGGCGTTGGTGATCAGCGACATGAGCATTCCGCGGATCTCCCCACTGGAAAGGACTGCGACCAGAAGTGCCGCGAACCCCACAGCGGCCAGTGTGGCGATCGCGTACTCGGCGGTGGCCAGCCCTGCCTCGGACCGCATCAGCGCACGCCTTGTCCGGCGGTTGGTCCTGACGGGCTCGGGCCGCAGGGGCGTCACGGTGGCAAGTGGCCTCGCTTCCCCGGAGCATTCCTGCGGGTCCCCGGACCGGGCTGTTGCCGCGGTGTGAGTTGTTGCTGCGGTGTGGGCTGTTGCTGCGGTGGTGGAACCTGTCATGACGACTCCTTGGTTGATGGTTCTTCCGGTTGATCCTGACTGACGATTCAGCGGGTGCTGAACCGTTCGGACCGCTTCAGCGGCTGATTCGAGTCTTTCGCGCTGCCCGTCGGCCGGCCCATGAAGATGCCGGTAAGTGGAAAAGTGCAGCACTACCCTTCCGTTGTGGAGCACGAGACGAGCGGCGTGCGAGCGGTGGCCATGGCGATGGCGGTGAGCACACTGCTACGTGAAGGCCGGAAAGAGGCCCACCAGAATGGGAATGACGCCGAGGCAGACGAACGCCGGGAGGGAGCAGAGTCCGAGTGGCACAACGAGCCGCACGCCGAGAGCAGCGGCTCGCTGCTCTGCTTCCCGGTTTCTCCTCCGTCTGAACTGTGCAGCGTGCGCGGTGACCACAGCGGCCGACGGCGCCCCTGTTGTTCCGGCGAACCGTAGGGCATCTCCCAGTTCCTGGGCTGCCTTCACATCTTTCGTATGCGGGACTGCTGCCCACGCAACGTCCCAGGAGGCACCCAGATCCAGCGCAGTCTTGACGGCACTGAGGGAAGCGCCCACGGGGGCTGATGCCGACCGCGCAAGGACGTCGAGACCGCGGTCCAGCGATGAGCCGGCAGCAAGCATGGACGCCATCAGGTCCATCATCAGTGCTGGATCTTCCAGCCCGTCATCCTGAAGCCCGGCCACGTCTCCCTGTGCCACGCCCGGTGGAAGGGCACTCAGAGGCGGCGATCGATGGAGAACCCAGCAAGCAGCAAAGAGAAGCGCAGCGATCAGTGCACCGGTCATGTGCGATCGCCCGCCGCCGCCCGCACCAGCCTGCTCGACCAGATCCTGCCGATAACCATGAGTACAAAACCTGCACACAGTGCGGCGATGCCCGGCGCCGAACCGAGAAGGACAGCGAGGGGATCCACTCCTATCAGATAGCCCACCGCCAATCCGAACAGCGGAAGCCAGGAAAGCAGGCGGACCGTAGCCCTGGGTCCGGCGAGTGCCGTATCGCGGGCAGCATCAGAGTCGAGCCACGATTCGCGCTGCACCGCATAGCGGGCAAGGACGGCGGCGAGGGGTGCACCACTGCGCTCGGCGACCTCAAAGCAGGCAGCCAGGTCCTGCCAGAGTGGCCGCAACGCCGGATCCCTGGTGCGGGTTGCTGCCTCCCGCAAAACCTCCGGAACGCTGAGTCCGAGCTGTGCAGCCTGATGGGCGGAACTCAGCGCGGGCCTTGCTGCTGACGAGAACGCGGTTCCGGTACTGCCGCCATGCACGCTGAGCGCGTCTCCCCACAGCTGGGATGGCGTCCGTCCTGCCTGGAGCAGGCCGGTCAATTGATGGACGAACAGTGGGATTTCGTGTGGGTCAGTCTTCATTGGGCGCCTCGGGAAGAGGGCCGGAAGGGCAATGGGAAGGTTCCGGTGCAGCCGATCCGCGCTGCGCGGCGAGCGGCGGGGAAACGCCAGGACCCAGCACGCGGCAAAGAGCAGGCAGGCAACGAGCGCTCCGCTCATCTCAACGGCCCCGCTCGAGCTTCAGAGCCAGCGCCTCCCACGCCGGCCCGCGCTCCGATGCAGCTCCGTTTCGCGCGAGGGCAGTCCTCACCACCAGCTCACCATTCGCCGTCCTCTCAAGGACACCGATCTCGGAGACCGTGCGGCCGCTGCCTGCACGGATGACGTGGACGACGACGTCGAGAGCATTGGCCGCCTGTTGCGCCAGTGGTTGCGCTTCCATCCCGGCGAGGGCTGCGAGCGCGGAAAGCCGGGCAGGGACGCTTGCCGCGGAATTCGCGTGGATTGTTCCACCGGCGCCATCGTGCCCCGTGTTCATCGCCGCCAGGAGTTCGCGCACTTCGGCGCCGCGGCACTCCCCGACGATCAGCCTGTCCGGGCGCATTCGCAGCGCTTGACGAACCAGCTCGGCCAGGTCCACCG belongs to Arthrobacter tumbae and includes:
- a CDS encoding type II secretion system F family protein — translated: MAGLQDDGLEDPALMMDLMASMLAAGSSLDRGLDVLARSASAPVGASLSAVKTALDLGASWDVAWAAVPHTKDVKAAQELGDALRFAGTTGAPSAAVVTAHAAQFRRRRNREAEQRAAALGVRLVVPLGLCSLPAFVCLGVIPILVGLFPAFT
- a CDS encoding type II secretion system F family protein, which produces MKTDPHEIPLFVHQLTGLLQAGRTPSQLWGDALSVHGGSTGTAFSSAARPALSSAHQAAQLGLSVPEVLREAATRTRDPALRPLWQDLAACFEVAERSGAPLAAVLARYAVQRESWLDSDAARDTALAGPRATVRLLSWLPLFGLAVGYLIGVDPLAVLLGSAPGIAALCAGFVLMVIGRIWSSRLVRAAAGDRT
- a CDS encoding DUF4244 domain-containing protein; its protein translation is MTGSTTAATAHTAATTHTAATARSGDPQECSGEARPLATVTPLRPEPVRTNRRTRRALMRSEAGLATAEYAIATLAAVGFAALLVAVLSSGEIRGMLMSLITNALSFG
- a CDS encoding TadE family type IV pilus minor pilin, encoding MAVALPAVVVVLAVVLAAAALGLSQLRIEEAARAGAREIMRGESSAVVEGTVRRIAGEQATIAIQSNGSYSAVTVETTVDVPVLELLDVNLSARAVALPEQE
- the trhO gene encoding oxygen-dependent tRNA uridine(34) hydroxylase TrhO, whose protein sequence is MSMNRIVLYYAFTPLPDPEAVRLWQRALCEKWGLRGRILISKDGINGTVGGELNAVKQYVKATREYPAFKKMDIKWSDGGAEDFPRLSIKVREEIVSFGAPGELKVDENGVVGGGTHLKPEQVHQLVSERGDDVVFFDGRNALEAQIGKFRNAIVPQVDTTHDFVRELDSGKYDHLKDKPVVTYCTGGIRCEVLSSLMVNRGFNEVYQLQGGIVRYGETYGDAGLWEGSLYVFDKRMHVEFSKDAKTIGKCVRCSAPTNKFENCSNLTCRNLTLYCAQCASDPATLRCPQGCETDEAEATAVGAA
- a CDS encoding Rv3654c family TadE-like protein is translated as MKGIEPDKESGAGTALMTGVALAALLLLSVVVLFAQASVAALRAATAADLSALAGADAARGLRDGSPCAVASEVASLQDARLTGCSIEGESGHIVQVSTEVDSIPALPPATGQARAGPPSPDP
- a CDS encoding DUF7059 domain-containing protein, whose amino-acid sequence is MSTFAAVPHTPRSDDQDLLNRLAADLTAACYTVDGVAALVGTDAYAALERDQTVPALLAARAAQRTEEQRTERQDSAEQDSAEQDSAGSRLAAVVLVFLLGEALPTALMDGALPSVGADGLHALGLVEEYDGGLRALMDLRPYSSDTGGEIWVASDLGSHVRPGVLRTDHVLGIGRASLTLAQFAARTPVGRALDLGTGCGIQTFHLLAHAQHVTATDVSERALAVTRFNLLLNAPALGIDPANLEARVSLRLGSLLEPVSGGTYDQVVSNPPFVITPRRSSETTDEQFTYRDGGLAGDDIVSSLLQDIPSVLAPGGSAQLLGNWEIPNGSTWQSRIAGWLPETTDAWIVQREQLTPTHYAETWLRDAAENRNPARFAERFRDYLADFASRSVEHIGFGMVWLRNAGGPATLRRFEEVTYELEQPIGPHLVSAVERHDWLGGCPDLTGEHLLVADDVTEERHQRPGAEHPGVILLRQGAGFRRTTLLSTELAGFVSACDGDLTAGQIIGALAALLDRDDDAFAAALLEEVRNLVADGFLVPEPVSPAKPLP
- a CDS encoding DEAD/DEAH box helicase, which translates into the protein MAAHDSLIPLLGGGDPEQLVHVRELPARDAVHSPWPAWVHPEVVEAYQARGIVEPWKHQSAAADAAHAGSHVVIATGTASGKSLSYQLPVLDAIHRSALEEKVSLEPAGTVALYLSPTKALAADQLSAITSLGLATVRADTYDGDTDSGARRWIRDHANLVLANPDMLHYGILPNHAWWARFFRRLTYVIVDEAHSYRGVFGSHVANLLRRLRRVCAYYGAEPVFIGASATSAAPAESFGKLIGAPVQAFTEDTSPHGATTVAFWEPQLTDLRGENGARQRRTVIAETSDLLANLVSAHVRTIAFIKSRRGAESIAANTKRLLSEVDPTLPGRVAAYRSGYLPEERRQLEGALRSGRLLGVASTSALELGIDISGLDAVLVAGWPGTRASLLQQIGRAGRSGQDALAAFVASDDPLDTYLVHHPEAVFDVGVEATVFDPANPYVLGPHLCAAAAELPLTIEDLPLFGDTAPALMDKLVDQGLLRNRPAGWFWTHPQSAAGMVNLRADGGGPINIIESETGTVLGTMDSPQSHYQAHTGAVYVHQGQSYVVEELNEQEHCAIVSRSNPDYYTQARDVTQIEVISELRNVPWGPIRVCFGEVKVTTQVISFQRKAFVSNEILGEEPLELGARDLFTKSVWFECDNRLLESSGISVADLPGALHAAEHAAIGLLPLVASSDRWDIGGVSTALHADTGLPTIFVYDGHPGGAGFAERGFEAAKTWLSATAEAIRSCECNTGCPSCVQSPKCGNRNNPLSKNGALTLLTMLLAQAPDGEPAPGKNMSDG
- a CDS encoding GNAT family N-acetyltransferase produces the protein MGAALSEQLVRTWVSGWAKCRGYTPQDNGSSLSVLLTDQQNHLETIVYEPTISELLELAGETREDPFRVLTVVTNRSQDLIDAAAPLGMRVTDRQQALMCADMDGQDVEDPRPPDDEFKLEHIREDGCRRVSVTVDGEEAARGSVAKQDEHAVYDRIITSQQYRRRGLGSFVMRALTADILEDDVETGLLMASEEGRQLYQYLGWTHLADAFVIRR
- the srmL gene encoding PheS-related mystery ligase SrmL, producing MYLSIPQLTSALSIRDLTDPEQGPHALQDLLDGVITSLTQAWDIPAEVHRTTGLVATADNYDRLGYAPDDVTRDARYSRHASPTVMLRSHTSAGIPAVLDSLADIEQPYDRLHVLPGLVYRRDAVDRTHVGTPHQVDLWRLKARGLLAEADLRSMASAVVEAVLPGARWRAVPADHSYTSHGMQIDVETPAGWLELAECGLVRARILRNSGLDPRRWTGLALGMGLDRALMLRKGVDDIRLLRSPDPRICAQMRDLEPWRPVSLMPAVRRDLSILCRPDADEETLGDAAREALGPEADVLQSLVIRARTPVEQLPTAAVVRLDAQPGQVNLLVRLTLQALDRTLTDAEANALRDRVYLALHEGQVLELAAG